Proteins encoded within one genomic window of Candidatus Giovannonibacteria bacterium:
- a CDS encoding insulinase family protein, translated as MKFEKRTFKNGLRCVVAPMKDTEAVTLWALFGTGSKYETKKINGISHFLEHLFFKGTKSRPTPDQISREFDRIGAQKNAFTSKEYTGYYVKASAKHFDIGLDIVSDILIEPIFKKTEIEKERGVVLQEIAMYEDNPQRQAYELIEELLYGDQPAGWDIAGTPNTVKGISREDIINYKKSHYITSNAVIAVAGNVEPDAVFKKVEKAFLKMPQARKLRKEKVFERQKKPAVEFKKKDVDQTHLRLALRAYDMYDEKRYALQVLTTIFGGNMSSYLFREIREKAGLAYYVGASPDEATDTGYLLATAGVAHANFLKTVKKIVGILKHLKARGVTEREINFAKEYARGSMSLAFESTDEVATFLASQELFYNKIMTPQEILAKIEKVRRSDIMGVVRDVFRREKVNLAAITPEENTADFEKVLNTL; from the coding sequence ATGAAGTTTGAGAAGAGAACTTTCAAAAACGGGCTGCGGTGCGTGGTGGCGCCGATGAAGGACACCGAGGCGGTGACATTGTGGGCGCTTTTCGGGACGGGCTCCAAATACGAGACAAAAAAAATCAACGGCATCTCGCATTTTTTGGAGCACCTGTTTTTTAAAGGCACAAAAAGCAGGCCGACTCCAGATCAAATTTCCCGCGAATTTGACCGCATCGGCGCTCAAAAAAACGCATTTACCTCTAAGGAATATACTGGATACTACGTAAAAGCGTCCGCCAAACACTTTGATATCGGACTGGATATTGTTTCGGATATTTTAATTGAGCCGATTTTTAAAAAAACGGAGATTGAAAAAGAAAGGGGAGTCGTATTGCAGGAAATCGCAATGTATGAAGACAACCCCCAGCGCCAGGCCTATGAGCTTATTGAGGAACTGCTTTATGGCGACCAGCCGGCGGGATGGGATATCGCTGGCACGCCAAATACGGTGAAAGGAATTTCGCGCGAGGATATTATTAATTACAAAAAAAGCCACTATATTACTTCCAACGCCGTGATCGCCGTTGCTGGCAATGTGGAGCCGGACGCGGTTTTCAAAAAAGTTGAAAAAGCGTTTTTAAAAATGCCCCAAGCAAGAAAATTGCGCAAAGAAAAAGTTTTTGAGCGCCAAAAAAAACCCGCCGTGGAATTCAAGAAAAAAGATGTTGACCAAACGCACCTCCGCCTTGCTTTGCGGGCTTATGATATGTACGACGAGAAGAGATACGCTCTTCAGGTTCTGACAACGATTTTTGGCGGTAACATGTCCAGTTACTTGTTTAGGGAAATTCGTGAAAAAGCAGGATTAGCTTATTACGTAGGCGCTTCTCCCGACGAAGCCACGGACACGGGGTATTTGCTGGCTACGGCCGGGGTGGCCCACGCGAATTTTTTAAAGACGGTTAAGAAAATAGTTGGTATTTTGAAGCACCTGAAAGCAAGAGGAGTGACGGAACGGGAAATAAACTTTGCCAAGGAATACGCCCGCGGCTCCATGTCACTTGCATTTGAGTCCACTGACGAGGTTGCCACCTTTTTGGCCTCGCAGGAACTTTTTTATAATAAGATAATGACGCCGCAGGAGATTTTGGCGAAAATTGAGAAAGTAAGGAGAAGTGATATCATGGGAGTAGTAAGGGACGTTTTCAGGCGCGAGAAAGTCAATCTTGCCGCCATTACCCCCGAAGAAAATACGGCTGATTTTGAGAAAGTTTTAAACACGCTTTAG